The Desulfocurvibacter africanus subsp. africanus DSM 2603 genome has a segment encoding these proteins:
- the gmd gene encoding GDP-mannose 4,6-dehydratase → MKKALITGITGQDGAYLAELLLAKGYEVHGLKRRSSLFNTDRIDHLYQDPHVESRRLILHYGDLTDSTNLIRVMQEVRPDELYNLAAQSHVKVSFESPEYTANSDALGTLRLLEAMRILGLDKQTRFYQASTSELYGLVQETPQTEKTPFYPRSPYAVAKLYGYWITVNYREAYGMYACNGILFNHESPMRGETFVTRKITRALSRIVLGLQDKLFLGNMNAKRDWGHAKDYVEMQWLMLQQDTPDDYVIATGRQFSVRQFVTIAAAELGIELDWRGKGLEETGVVAGFDEALLREKLNGSCQVHANLVPGMELVAVDPRYFRPTEVESLLGDPSKARTKLGWTP, encoded by the coding sequence CGAGCTTCTGCTCGCCAAGGGCTACGAGGTGCACGGACTTAAGCGCCGCTCCTCGCTGTTCAACACCGACCGCATCGACCACCTGTACCAGGACCCGCACGTGGAGAGCCGCCGGCTCATCCTGCACTACGGCGATTTGACCGACTCGACGAACCTCATCCGCGTCATGCAGGAGGTCCGCCCCGACGAACTCTACAACCTGGCGGCCCAGAGCCACGTGAAGGTCTCTTTCGAGAGTCCGGAGTACACGGCCAACTCGGACGCGCTAGGCACGCTTCGGCTGCTCGAGGCCATGCGCATCCTGGGCCTCGACAAGCAGACCCGCTTCTATCAGGCCTCGACGTCCGAGCTGTACGGGCTGGTGCAGGAAACGCCCCAGACCGAGAAGACGCCGTTTTATCCGCGCTCGCCGTATGCCGTGGCCAAGCTGTACGGCTACTGGATCACGGTCAACTACCGTGAAGCCTACGGCATGTACGCCTGCAACGGCATCCTGTTCAACCACGAGTCGCCCATGCGCGGCGAGACCTTCGTCACGCGCAAGATCACCCGCGCGCTTTCGCGCATCGTGCTTGGGCTGCAGGACAAATTGTTCCTCGGCAACATGAACGCCAAGCGCGACTGGGGCCACGCCAAGGATTACGTGGAGATGCAGTGGCTCATGCTGCAGCAGGACACGCCCGACGACTATGTCATCGCGACCGGCCGGCAGTTCTCGGTCAGGCAGTTCGTGACCATCGCCGCGGCCGAGCTTGGCATCGAGCTCGACTGGCGCGGCAAGGGCCTGGAAGAAACCGGCGTGGTGGCCGGCTTCGATGAGGCGCTTCTGCGCGAGAAGCTGAACGGCTCCTGCCAAGTGCACGCGAATCTTGTGCCCGGCATGGAACTCGTGGCCGTGGACCCGCGCTACTTTCGGCCCACGGAAGTCGAGTCGCTTTTGGGCGATCCTTCCAAGGCAAGGACCAAGCTGGGCTGGACGCC